From a single Nostoc edaphicum CCNP1411 genomic region:
- a CDS encoding ATP-binding sensor histidine kinase: MFSTHVSISGYQVIEEIYNGSRTIVYRGYRETDSLPVVIKLLKNPYPSFNELVQFRNQYTIAKNLNSSLIIQTYSLEVYQNGYALVMEDFGGISLKDYFTREHTRDIRFLQEFLQIAIALCNALEILYSQRIIHKDIKPSNILINPDSKQVKLIDFSIASLLPRETQTLISPNVLEGTLAYISPEQTGRMNRGIDYRTDFYSLGVTFYELLTGKLPFQSNEAMELVHSHIAKIAPLIYKINSQIPPVISDIVSKLMAKNAEDRYQSIFGLKYDLDISLSQLKTTGQIESFPIAQRDMCDRFIIPDKLYGRKLEVETLLQAFENVSLGATEITLVVGFSGIGKTAVVNEIHKPIVRQRGYFIKGKFDQFNKNIPFSAFVQAFRNFMEQLLAESSIQLQEWKNKIVQALGEDGQVIIEVIPELERIIGRQPPAPELSGNAAQNRFNLLFQKFLQVFTTKEHPLVIFLDDLQWVDSASLKLMQLLMNEANQGYLLLIGAYRDNEVFPAHPLMVMLDKIHKTGVTVNRLILKPLNQLQLNQLVADTLNCAESVALSLSQLIYRKAQGNPFFATQLLKSLYQDKLIQFNFVEGCWQCDISQINQQTLADDVVEFMVFQLRRLPESTQQQLKLAACIGNQFDLKTLAIVSKQSEVETADCLWKALQEGLILPQSEVYKFFVGSENQAATQEHSEMVVYKFLHDRVQQAAYSLIPEAEKQSTHLQIGRLLLQNTPPEQQEAGIFAIANQFNYGLDLLEEPGEREHLARLNLIAGCKAKNSTAYATAVDYLKVAMLLLPINVWQSSYDLALAVYESAAEAEYLNTNFESSKSLVEIILKNAKSPLEKVRTYEIQIQSYTAQNKFVEAIATGREALQLLDLTLPEEGNPQMIFDEHHQLQQMLLHQSIAALADLPEITDPQKLVALRILSGLFAPVYIAKPMLLPLKIFTMIRICIQCGNSPQAAVAYSLYGLFLCSIGAIEDGYNFGKLAVQLLDKFQTKELKSRVYLTFSLFIKHWKDSIKSTLSLFLDGLQSGLETGNLEYVGYCANCYCQFLFWSGENLENAVSEADKYCELMQQIKQEVSLVWGNIWRQTVLNLQGEAINPCCLTGKHFHEVEMLPNLIETNNINGICYVFLAKTLLAYLFGEYESAWEYSQKFEQYEQGAAGLLIVPLRNFYQSLSLLALCSQVNEAQKQLYLQKVAQNQAKMQEWADHAPVNYQHKYNLILAEQARVTGDRLQAADYYEIAIQEAIANEYVQEVAIANELAAKFYLEWGKEKAAEGYLQQAYYSYARWGAKAKTDDLEKRYPKLLKSILQQQEFNFNPLESIASISRTSTYATSSTNISDGLDLTCILKAAQTISSCIELDVLISSLTRIILENSGAKTSVLILPQEDIWQVRAITFIDQQSNSQTDVKTILDSQLLDACQDIPRKLINYVKNTQETVIIDNCKTSIPGVIGEYMLLHQPQSVLCTPIINQGHLVGILYLENQLNQGVFTSNRLQVINLLSSQAAIALENARLYQQAGQALQDLQQAQLQIVQSEKMSALGNLVAGVAHEMNNPLGFIAASLQQAKPTLIDVTKHLKLYQQRFPTPGDEILTHAEEIDLEYSLEDLPKMIDSMTIACDRLKNISTSLRTFSRADRDYKVPFNIHEGIDSTILILKHRLKANDKRPAIEVVTEYGEFPQIQCFPGQLNQVFMNILANAIDALDESNIGRSFEEITVNPNQIKISTSLKENQVEVKIADNGKGMNESVRQKIFDHLFTTKSVGKGTGLGLAIARQIIVEKHGGSIECNSSTENGTEFVMLIPVRHEAVNVDTFANS; this comes from the coding sequence ATGTTCAGCACTCATGTTAGTATTTCCGGATATCAAGTTATTGAAGAAATCTACAATGGTTCGAGAACTATAGTTTATCGGGGGTATCGAGAAACTGACTCATTACCTGTAGTGATCAAACTGTTGAAAAATCCATATCCCTCCTTCAATGAACTGGTGCAGTTTCGCAATCAATACACCATTGCCAAAAATCTCAACTCATCCCTGATCATCCAAACCTATAGCCTGGAGGTGTATCAAAATGGCTATGCGTTGGTGATGGAAGATTTTGGCGGCATTTCTCTCAAAGATTATTTTACTCGTGAACATACGCGAGATATCAGGTTTTTACAAGAGTTTTTGCAAATAGCGATCGCACTGTGTAACGCCTTAGAGATACTTTATAGTCAGCGCATTATTCATAAAGACATCAAACCGAGCAACATCTTAATTAATCCTGATTCCAAACAAGTTAAATTAATCGACTTTAGTATTGCCTCTCTATTACCAAGAGAAACGCAAACGCTAATCAGCCCCAATGTGTTAGAAGGAACACTAGCTTATATTTCTCCAGAACAAACAGGGAGAATGAATCGGGGGATTGACTACCGGACTGATTTTTATTCACTTGGTGTAACTTTCTACGAGTTACTCACAGGAAAGTTACCTTTTCAATCAAATGAAGCAATGGAGTTGGTGCATTCCCATATTGCTAAAATAGCACCCTTAATATATAAAATTAACTCACAAATACCACCTGTAATTTCAGATATCGTCAGCAAATTAATGGCAAAAAATGCTGAAGATCGCTATCAGAGTATATTCGGATTGAAGTATGATTTAGACATTAGTTTGTCTCAACTAAAGACAACAGGACAAATTGAAAGTTTCCCCATTGCACAACGGGATATGTGCGATAGATTTATTATCCCTGATAAACTCTATGGTCGAAAATTAGAAGTAGAAACCTTACTACAAGCATTTGAAAATGTCAGTCTAGGGGCAACAGAAATAACACTGGTAGTTGGATTTTCAGGGATTGGTAAAACTGCGGTTGTTAACGAAATCCATAAACCTATTGTTCGTCAACGCGGTTATTTTATCAAAGGTAAATTTGACCAATTTAATAAAAATATTCCTTTTTCCGCATTTGTCCAAGCTTTCCGCAATTTTATGGAGCAGCTATTAGCAGAAAGCAGTATTCAACTACAAGAATGGAAGAATAAAATTGTTCAAGCATTAGGTGAAGACGGACAGGTAATTATTGAAGTCATTCCTGAATTAGAAAGAATTATTGGCAGACAACCACCTGCACCAGAATTATCAGGTAACGCAGCACAAAACCGATTTAATTTATTATTTCAAAAATTTCTCCAAGTATTTACAACTAAAGAACATCCCTTAGTCATATTCTTAGATGACTTGCAGTGGGTAGATTCGGCTTCATTGAAACTGATGCAATTATTAATGAATGAAGCTAATCAGGGATATTTATTGTTAATTGGTGCGTATCGAGACAATGAAGTATTTCCCGCACATCCGTTGATGGTGATGTTGGATAAAATTCACAAAACAGGTGTAACTGTCAATAGGTTAATCCTGAAGCCGCTTAACCAATTACAATTAAATCAACTTGTAGCTGATACGTTAAATTGTGCAGAAAGTGTGGCGTTATCTCTTTCACAATTGATTTATCGTAAAGCTCAAGGTAATCCATTTTTCGCAACTCAGCTTCTCAAATCATTATATCAAGATAAACTGATTCAATTTAATTTCGTAGAGGGATGTTGGCAATGTGACATTTCCCAAATAAATCAACAAACTCTCGCAGATGATGTTGTTGAGTTTATGGTATTTCAATTACGAAGACTACCAGAATCAACTCAACAACAATTGAAGCTAGCTGCTTGTATTGGAAATCAGTTTGATTTAAAAACATTAGCGATTGTTTCTAAACAATCGGAGGTAGAAACCGCAGATTGCTTGTGGAAGGCTTTGCAAGAAGGGTTGATTTTGCCGCAAAGTGAGGTTTATAAGTTTTTTGTTGGTTCAGAAAATCAAGCAGCTACTCAAGAACATTCTGAGATGGTTGTATATAAATTTTTACACGATCGCGTCCAGCAAGCTGCATATTCACTCATTCCAGAAGCCGAAAAACAGTCAACACACCTGCAAATTGGGCGATTGTTGTTGCAAAATACACCTCCAGAGCAACAAGAGGCAGGAATTTTTGCGATCGCTAACCAATTCAATTACGGACTAGATTTATTAGAGGAACCTGGTGAACGAGAACACCTAGCCCGGTTAAATCTGATAGCTGGTTGTAAAGCCAAGAATTCCACTGCTTATGCGACAGCAGTTGATTATTTAAAAGTGGCGATGCTTCTATTACCGATAAATGTTTGGCAAAGTAGCTACGATTTAGCCCTTGCTGTTTACGAATCTGCGGCTGAAGCAGAATATCTCAATACAAACTTTGAGTCATCAAAATCATTAGTAGAGATTATCCTCAAAAACGCTAAATCTCCGTTAGAAAAAGTTCGTACCTATGAGATTCAAATCCAATCTTATACAGCACAAAATAAATTCGTTGAAGCAATAGCTACAGGTAGAGAAGCACTCCAATTACTAGATTTGACGTTACCTGAAGAAGGTAATCCTCAAATGATTTTTGATGAACATCACCAGTTGCAACAAATGTTGCTTCATCAATCAATTGCAGCATTGGCAGATTTGCCAGAAATAACCGATCCCCAAAAATTAGTTGCACTCCGCATTTTATCAGGTTTGTTTGCCCCGGTTTATATAGCCAAACCGATGTTATTGCCGCTCAAGATTTTTACAATGATCCGAATTTGCATCCAGTGTGGCAACTCACCACAGGCAGCTGTTGCTTACAGTCTCTACGGATTATTTTTGTGCAGTATTGGTGCAATTGAAGATGGTTATAACTTTGGAAAACTAGCAGTACAACTTTTAGATAAATTTCAAACCAAAGAGCTTAAAAGCAGAGTATATCTCACATTCAGCCTGTTTATTAAACATTGGAAAGATTCAATTAAATCCACATTAAGTTTATTTTTAGATGGATTGCAAAGTGGATTAGAAACCGGAAATTTAGAATATGTTGGCTATTGCGCCAATTGCTATTGTCAATTTCTCTTTTGGAGTGGAGAAAACCTAGAAAATGCTGTGTCGGAGGCGGATAAATATTGCGAACTAATGCAGCAGATTAAACAAGAGGTATCTCTCGTTTGGGGAAATATTTGGCGGCAGACAGTTCTAAATTTACAAGGAGAAGCGATCAATCCCTGTTGTTTAACTGGTAAGCATTTTCACGAAGTAGAAATGTTGCCAAATTTGATTGAAACTAACAATATCAATGGTATTTGTTATGTATTTTTGGCAAAAACGCTACTAGCTTATCTTTTTGGTGAATACGAATCTGCTTGGGAATATTCCCAAAAATTTGAGCAGTATGAACAGGGAGCAGCAGGCTTATTAATTGTTCCTTTGCGGAATTTCTATCAATCTCTGAGCTTGTTAGCCCTTTGTTCTCAGGTAAATGAAGCGCAGAAACAGCTTTATCTCCAGAAAGTAGCCCAAAACCAGGCAAAAATGCAAGAATGGGCAGATCATGCGCCAGTCAATTATCAGCATAAGTACAATTTAATTTTAGCTGAACAAGCTCGTGTAACTGGCGATCGCTTACAAGCCGCAGATTATTATGAAATTGCTATCCAAGAAGCGATCGCCAATGAATATGTTCAGGAAGTTGCGATCGCGAATGAACTTGCTGCCAAATTTTACCTAGAGTGGGGTAAAGAAAAAGCCGCAGAAGGATATCTGCAACAAGCATATTACAGTTATGCCCGTTGGGGAGCAAAAGCCAAAACTGATGACTTGGAAAAACGCTATCCCAAATTACTCAAATCCATTTTGCAACAGCAAGAATTCAACTTCAATCCCTTAGAAAGCATAGCCAGCATTTCCCGTACATCCACTTACGCTACCAGCAGTACTAATATTTCTGATGGTCTAGATTTAACCTGCATTCTCAAAGCCGCTCAAACCATCTCCAGTTGTATCGAATTAGACGTACTCATCAGCAGTCTCACTCGCATTATCCTAGAAAATTCTGGTGCAAAAACATCTGTATTAATTCTTCCTCAAGAAGATATTTGGCAAGTGCGGGCAATTACCTTTATCGATCAACAGTCAAATTCTCAGACTGATGTCAAAACCATTCTTGATTCACAACTACTAGATGCTTGCCAAGATATTCCTAGAAAACTGATCAATTACGTTAAGAATACCCAAGAAACTGTCATCATAGACAATTGTAAAACAAGTATTCCTGGTGTAATTGGGGAATATATGCTCCTACATCAACCTCAAAGTGTTTTATGTACGCCCATTATTAACCAAGGTCATTTGGTGGGGATTCTCTATCTAGAAAATCAACTGAATCAAGGAGTATTTACTAGTAACCGTTTACAAGTGATTAATCTACTATCTTCTCAAGCAGCAATAGCCTTAGAAAATGCTCGACTTTATCAGCAAGCTGGGCAAGCTTTACAAGATTTGCAACAAGCTCAATTACAAATTGTGCAAAGTGAAAAGATGTCTGCATTAGGTAACTTAGTTGCTGGAGTAGCTCATGAAATGAATAATCCTCTTGGTTTTATTGCTGCCAGTCTCCAACAAGCTAAACCAACATTGATTGATGTTACCAAACACTTGAAACTATATCAACAAAGATTTCCTACCCCTGGAGATGAAATTCTTACCCATGCCGAAGAAATCGATTTAGAATATAGCTTAGAAGATTTGCCCAAGATGATTGATTCGATGACGATAGCCTGTGACAGGCTCAAAAATATTAGCACCAGCTTACGTACTTTTTCTCGTGCCGATAGAGATTACAAAGTACCATTTAACATCCATGAAGGCATTGATAGTACAATTCTAATTTTAAAACATCGTCTCAAAGCCAATGATAAGCGTCCGGCAATTGAAGTAGTTACTGAGTATGGTGAATTCCCCCAAATCCAATGTTTTCCAGGACAATTGAATCAAGTATTTATGAACATTTTAGCAAATGCTATTGATGCATTGGATGAATCAAATATAGGTCGGAGTTTTGAGGAGATAACAGTTAATCCAAACCAAATTAAAATTAGCACTTCTTTAAAAGAAAACCAAGTTGAGGTGAAGATTGCTGATAATGGAAAAGGTATGAATGAATCAGTTAGACAAAAAATATTTGACCACTTGTTTACTACTAAAAGCGTTGGTAAAGGAACGGGATTAGGATTAGCGATCGCTCGACAAATTATAGTGGAAAAACATGGTGGCTCAATCGAATGTAATTCTTCTACAGAGAACGGTACAGAATTTGTGATGTTAATTCCAGTTCGACATGAAGCGGTAAATGTTGATACTTTTGCAAATTCCTGA
- a CDS encoding RidA family protein: MTRRITSAVNSLVANFSRRNALLWLGGSGVTTALMVATQNEVSAKDKDKQELKLVNPPTLYNPTQNGYSHIAITPARARTVYISGQFGSDLQGNLVSADFEKQLIQAFKNLRYALAAVGAQPQDVAKTTVLIVDYNQNKLIPLGREIGNFWGNKPPANTLIPVPRLALDGMLFEIDAYAVIPEKRD, encoded by the coding sequence ATGACTAGACGTATTACCAGTGCTGTAAATTCACTAGTGGCAAACTTCTCGCGACGAAATGCACTTCTGTGGCTTGGAGGTAGCGGAGTAACTACCGCCTTGATGGTGGCAACACAAAATGAAGTGAGCGCCAAAGACAAAGACAAGCAAGAGTTGAAATTGGTGAACCCACCAACCTTATATAATCCAACCCAAAATGGTTATAGTCATATAGCTATTACACCAGCAAGGGCGAGAACCGTCTATATTTCTGGTCAATTTGGTTCGGATTTACAAGGTAATCTTGTCTCCGCTGACTTTGAAAAGCAGTTAATACAGGCTTTTAAAAACCTCCGTTATGCCTTAGCAGCGGTTGGTGCACAGCCACAAGATGTAGCAAAGACTACCGTTCTTATAGTGGATTACAACCAAAATAAATTGATCCCGTTAGGACGTGAAATTGGGAATTTTTGGGGGAATAAACCACCAGCAAACACTCTTATTCCCGTTCCTAGACTTGCACTTGACGGTATGTTGTTTGAAATTGATGCTTATGCGGTAATTCCAGAAAAGCGTGATTGA